A window of the Lolium perenne isolate Kyuss_39 chromosome 7, Kyuss_2.0, whole genome shotgun sequence genome harbors these coding sequences:
- the LOC127301704 gene encoding uncharacterized protein, whose translation MAKCWLLLLFLVFLLLAMSATSCHLDDLRALRGFVGNLNGGGALLRGTWSGSSCCDWEGVGCDGTSGRVTALRLPISLEDCGKLKSLNLANERLVGTIPSWIGELDHHCYLVLSDNSLVGKAPNSLQIRLKGLATAGRSLGMAFANMPLHVKGNRRTLDEQTNTIHGTNNTVRSGNDNAVSGNDNTVICGNNNTVSGSNNTIASGSDNIVTGSNHIVCGTKHIITDNNNDVSGNDNNVSGSFHTVSGSHNTVSGSNNTVSGSNHVVSGSNKVVTGDE comes from the coding sequence ATGGCGAAATGTTGGCTGCTGCTGCTCTTCTTGGTGTTCCTCTTGCTGGCCATGAGCGCGACGTCGTGCCACCTGGATGACCTCCGCGCGCTGCGGGGCTTTGTCGGGAACCTCAATGGCGGGGGTGCCCTTCTCCGTGGAACATGGTCTGGCTCCTCATGCTGCGATTGGGAAGGTGTGGGCTGCGATGGTACAAGCGGCCGCGTCACGGCGTTGCGGCTTCCGATTAGCCTCGAGGACTGCGGTAAGCTCAAGTCGCTCAACCTTGCCAACGAAAGATTGGTTGGCACCATCCCGTCGTGGATTGGTGAGCTTGACCACCATTGCTACTTGGTTCTCTCGGATAATTCATTGGTTGGTAAGGCACCCAATAGTTTGCAGATAAGACTCAAGGGCCTCGCCACCGCTGGTCGTTCACTAGGTATGGCTTTCGCTAACATGCCATTGCATGTGAAGGGGAACCGAAGAACCCTCGACGAACAAACAAATACAATACATGGGACCAACAACACTGTTAGATCTGGGAACGACAATGCTGTTTCTGGGAACGACAACACTGTCATATGTGGGAACAACAACACTGTGTCTGGGAGCAACAACACCATTGCATCTGGCAGTGACAATATCGTAACTGGCAGCAACCATATTGTATGTGGGACCAAACATATCATAACTGATAACAACAATGACGTATCCGGCAATGATAATAATGTATCTGGGAGCTTCCATACTGTATCCGGGAGCCACAATACTGTATCTGGGAGTAACAACACTGTATCTGGAAGCAACCATGTCGTATCTGGAAGCAACAAAGTCGTGACAGGAGATGAATGA